In Microbulbifer sp. THAF38, the sequence CAGCTTTTTCGCCACTAATTTGGAGGAGATACTGCAGCGCTGTCATGGGGAAGATCACTGTAACAACCTGACTAATCGCCGCTTTGGTGTGAGCTTCCTCGACCCGGTGGATCAATACCTAAAAACAGATCGCGCGATCAAATATGCGTTGCTGTTTATCACCCTGACCTTTGCCACCTTCTTCCTATTTGAAATACTCAAGCGCCTGGCGGTGCACCCGGTACAGTATGCCCTGGTAGGTTTGGCGCTGGCGTTGTTCTACCTGCTGCTGTTGTCACTGTCAGAGCATATCGCCTTCGTCAAAGCCTATATGATTTCCGCCGCGGCTTGCGTGGGGTTGATCGGTTTTTATACCAGTGCGGTATTGCGCAGCTGGCAGCGAGGACTGGGCTTCGCCGGGCTGTTGGCTGCCTTATATGCACTCCTGTATGGCCTACTGAGCGCTGAGGACTACGCCCTGTTGATGGGATCGCTGTTAGTGTTCGGAGTGCTCGGTTGCACCATGGTGCTGACCCGCAAACTGGACTGGTACAACGTGGGGCGCAGCCCTACCCAGCGGAGCGGCGAGCCCGGTGGGGACGCACAACCGTAAGCTGGATAAATCACTTCGGGGCGGCATCTTGCCGCCCCGTTCTAGTTTTACCCGCCCAATTTCACGATGTAATCCCACTCCTCCTGGCGCACGGGTTGTATCGACAGGCGCCCCTGCTTGACCAGTACCATCTCCGCCAGCTGTGGATCTTGCTTGATTTCTGCCAGGGGCACAGGACGCTTAAATTCGCTGCGCCAGGTCAGGTCCACACAGAACCAGCGCGGATTATCGGGGCTGGCCTTGGGGTCGAAGTACTTGCTCTCGGGGTCGAATTGCGCCGGGTCCGCATAGGCGGCGCGCACTACTTCGGCGGTGCCCACTACCGCCGGCACCTTGCAGGCGCTGTGATAGAACAGCACCCCATCGCCTACGGCGACCTGATCGCGCAGAAAGTTGCGCGCTTGATAGTTTCGAATACCATCCCAGCGGCCGCTGCCACTGGTTTCGGCGGCGAGGTCTTGCAGGCTGTATTCATCGGGTTCGGATTTGAATAACCAGTGTGTCATGCGGCAGTTTGTCCCTGTGCTGCGCCGGTTGGTGTTTCGCCGGCGATCGGCGCCATTTAGTATGAAGCCATACAAAAGTGTCAAATCGGCGTTATTTTTTCACGCCTCTAGCGGGAGATTATGGGAAACAAAGCATTTCAGTGGCTCTCACAACACCTGTCGAGTCACAGGTCCCAATACTGGGCCCTGCAACTCAGCGGTTGGGCCGGCTACACCCTGCTGACTTTTGTCGGCAGTTTTTTCTGGGTGAAGGACCACTGGATCCACTCGGGTTATATCGCTGTGGCCACCGTCGCCGGGATATTCCTCAGTGAGGTCATGCGTTTCGGCTTCCAGCGCCTATGGAACAAGCCACCGGCCACCCGCTTCTTCGGCTCACTATTGTTGGTACTTTCCGCCGCTGCCGTGTGGGCGGCAATCAAGTTTGGTGGTTCCCTGTGGCTCTATGGCAAGGAGAGCGATGAGCACCCGGCGGTGCTGGCCATGTATTGGTTTTCCTATTCCTTCCTGATTCTCACCACCTGGGCGGCGCTTTATTACGGCATCAAGTACTACCAGTCTTCACAGACCCAGAGGGCCAAGGCTCTGCGTGCAGAATCCATGGCACACCAGGCTCAACTGAAAATGCTGCGCTACCAGCTGAATCCCCATTTCCTCTTCAATACGCTCAATGCCATCTCCACGCTGATTCTGGATAACGACGGGCGCACCGCCAACAATATGGTCACGCGCCTGTCTCAGTTCCTGCGTCACTCCCTCGATAACGACCCCATGCAGAAGGTCACGCTGGCCAAAGAGGTGGAGGCGCTGATGCTGTACCTGGATATCGAGAAAGTGCGCTTTGCCGATCGCCTCGGCGTGCGCCTGGATTTGCAGGGAGAGTCGCCCCAGGCGTTGGTACCCAGTTTGCTACTGCAACCCCTGGTGGAAAATGCGATTAAATACGGCATCTCCCAATTGGAAAGCGGTGGAGAGATCAATATCAAGGCGCGGGTGTTCGCGGGGGAGCTATTGCTCGAAGTGAACGACAATGGTCCGGGTATGCCGGAAGAGGAGCTGCGTCTGGTAGGCAAGGGTTACGGTGTTGGTATTCGCAATACCTGTGAGCGCCTGCGGGCTCTGTACGGCGATGATCAGAGAGTGCGTTTCCGCAACCGCCCTGAGGGCGGGTTATCGGTGAATGTTCGCATTCCCTATGAACAGGAATAACGAGATGAGTGCAGTTGAGAACCTGACCGCAGTAATTGTCGATGACGAACCTCTGGCGCGCCGCGGCCTACGCCTGCGGCTGGAGCAAATGCCCGGTGTCGATGTGGTCGCCGAGTGCGGTAACGGCCGCGAGGCCCTGGAAATTATCCTGAGGCTAAACCCGGATGTAGCGTTTGTGGATATCCAGATGCCGGGGGTTAACGGCCTGCAATTAGTGCAACAGATCCCCCTGGAAAAACTGCCTCAGGTAGTGTTCGTGACGGCCTATGACCAGTACGCGGTGGAGGCCTTTGAAGTCAACGCGGTGGATTACGTTTTGAAGCCCATCGAAGAGGAGCGACTGCAGTTGGCTCTGACTCGTGCGCGGGAAAAAATGGCCACTGCGGATATCGCCATGCAGCGCGAGCAACTGCTGGAGGCGGTGGCGGATCTGACGAAAGAATCCCCGGAGGCGCTGGAGCAGAAACTGGTCAGTGGCCAGTTTGCCGGCAGCGCCTACCCGGACAAAATTGCGGTGAAGGATTCGGGAAAGATTACCCTGGTGCCGGCACGGGAAATCGATTGGATCGATGCCGCCGGGGACTACATGTGTGTGCACGCCCAGGGGGAAACCCATGTGATGCGCATTACCATGAAGGAATTGGAGCAGCAGCTAGATCCTAAATTATTCCAGCGTATTCACCGCTCGACTATCGTGAATTTAAGCCGTGTGCGGGAAATTCGCGCGCATATTAATGGCGAGTATCACTTGGTGCTGGATAGTGGCGAGTGTCTGAAAATGAGCCGTAGCTATAAGAGTAAAGTGCAGCATTTTCTCTGAGACATTTTCGGCTCCTGCGGGGGTAAAAATTCCCTTCATGGCCTGATCGAAAATTCCCGACACTTTGTCGCAACGCCCTTGTTTGCGATTCCTATTGCATTAGTCTTCCTTCACCTCCCGCCGGTCTCCACCGGTGGGCAGATCGTACGCACAGGAGAGTGCGGCTGTTGGCTCAGGGCTTGAATGACAGAAATACGCAGTTTTTTCACAAAAATTTTGCGCTTTTCAGTGAGAATAAAACTGGGCACGGGTCGGCGGAGTAGCAGCAGATTTATGACTCTGCGCCAGTATTTTCCCGGAGACAGTGAAATAGATAAGGACTCGTCTATGTCATTGCCAGCTTAATCGTAAAAAACAAAATAAGGGCCTATGGAATGGCGCTGACAAAAGCCGCTATTAAAAATCCTGCCGCCGCTGGTGTGGCAGTGGTATTCGCCGTTTTATTGGGAACATTTCTCGCCAGTCGCCTACCGGTACAGCTTTTCCCCGATATTGAAAACCCGCGTATTGCCATCCAGGCCGGCTGGCGTGCTGCTGCGCCAAAAGAGGTGGAAGCGGAAATTGTCGAGCCGATCGAATCGGTGCTCCAGGGCCTCACTGGCCTGGAAACCATGGAGGTCAATGCCGGCAGGGGAGGCGCCTGGGTGAATCTCGAATTCACTATGGGCACCGATATGAACAAGGTGCTAATTGATGTAATCAGCCGCATGAGTAGTCTGCCGCCTCTGCCCCGGGATGCGGAGCCGCCGCGGGTGATGCTTGGCGGTTGGGGCGGTGATGCCACTGCACTCACCTATTTCTTTTTGCAGAAGCTACCTGGAAATCCGAACCACCTGGATGATTACGCAGGTCTGATCGAGGATGTGTTGCGGCCTGAACTGGAGTCCGTACCCGGTGTTTCCAGTGTGGAGGCCCAGTCTGGTCGTGCTGCGCAAGAAGAATTACAGGTTATTTTTGATCCCTGGAAGGCGGCCGACCTGGGCATTCAGTTACCGGCGATCAGTCGCCAGCTGGCCTCAGCGCGGGATGTTTCCGGGGGTTTTACCGATGTAGGACGCCGTAGATACACATTGCGTTTCGTTGGTGAATACAAGCCGGCAGATCTGTCTGAGCTGGTGTTGGAGTGGCGCGATGGCCAGCCGGTACGACTCGGCGATATTGCCGAGGTGCGTGTGGGGCCATCTGATTCCCGTGGGGTAACCACGCAGAACGGTAATCCTGCGGTATCCATGCGCATTAACCGCACCAACGATGCCAATATGCTCGCCACTCTGGAGTTGGTAAAGCAGAAGGTCGCGGAGCTGAATGCGACAAAACTGAAAAACGAACAGCTGGTGTTGGTACAGTCTTTCGATGCCTCGGTGTTTGTTTACCGCGCTCTAAATCTTTTAGGCGGCAACCTGATATTGGGCATACTGCTGGCGGTGGGGGTGCTCTGGTGGTTTATGCGGCGTATGCGTGCGACATTAATCGTTGCTGCAGCTATTCCCATCTCTCTGCTTTCCACTTTCGTCGTTTTGTCCGCGGCCGGGCGCAGTGTGAATGTGATATCCCTCGCGGGGCTGGCTTTCGCCACTGGTATGGTGCTGGATGCGGCGATTGTGGTGCTGGAAAATATTGTGCGCCTGCGGGAAAAAGGTCTCGCTCCCGAGGAAGCCTCGGAGCAGGGTGCCGGGCAGGTTTGGGGCGCATTGCTGGCGAGTACTGCCACCACCGTGGCGATCTTCCTGCCGGTATTTTTCCTCAACAGTGTCGAGGGGCAAGTCTTTGGTGATCTGGCCCTGACCATTGCCGTAGCGGTGGTGTTTTCCCTACTAGCCGCCATTGCCATAGTGCCGCTGGCGGCAAAACTATGGCTGCCGCCAATTTCCAGTGAGGACCGACTGGCTCATGTGTGGGAAAAAATAACCACACGGGTTATGGCACTGACTAGCACCCGTGCACGCCGTTGGCAGGTGATCGGTGGTTTTCTGCTGGTGCCCATCGCTGCGACTTATTTCCTATTACCCAATCTCGATTATTTACCGCCGGTAAAACGCGATGCGGTGGATGTGTGGATGAATTTCCCCTCGTCGACTAATACCAAAACCATTGAAAAGGATATCGTCAACGAGCTGGACCGGCGTATGGCACCCTATATGAGTGGTGAGCGCGATCCGGCCCTGAAGAACTACTACATCATTACCTGGCCCCACGGTGGCACTATGGGCGTGCGCGTTGAGGACATGGATCAGGCCAAGGAGATGGAAAGGTTGTTGCGAGAGGAAATCTTGGTGGATATTCCAGATTTTCAGGGTTTCGCCGCGCGTGGAAATTTATTTGGCCAATTCGGTGGTGATCGCCGCATCGCCCTGCACCTGCAGTCCCGCGACGCCGATGGTCTGATGCGCGCTGCCGCCCGCGGTGTGGAAGTAATGGAGGAGGTGATGCCGGGTACGCCGGTACAGACCAATCCGGGCCTGTCACTTTCGGAACCCGAGCT encodes:
- a CDS encoding EVE domain-containing protein; the encoded protein is MTHWLFKSEPDEYSLQDLAAETSGSGRWDGIRNYQARNFLRDQVAVGDGVLFYHSACKVPAVVGTAEVVRAAYADPAQFDPESKYFDPKASPDNPRWFCVDLTWRSEFKRPVPLAEIKQDPQLAEMVLVKQGRLSIQPVRQEEWDYIVKLGG
- a CDS encoding sensor histidine kinase; amino-acid sequence: MGNKAFQWLSQHLSSHRSQYWALQLSGWAGYTLLTFVGSFFWVKDHWIHSGYIAVATVAGIFLSEVMRFGFQRLWNKPPATRFFGSLLLVLSAAAVWAAIKFGGSLWLYGKESDEHPAVLAMYWFSYSFLILTTWAALYYGIKYYQSSQTQRAKALRAESMAHQAQLKMLRYQLNPHFLFNTLNAISTLILDNDGRTANNMVTRLSQFLRHSLDNDPMQKVTLAKEVEALMLYLDIEKVRFADRLGVRLDLQGESPQALVPSLLLQPLVENAIKYGISQLESGGEINIKARVFAGELLLEVNDNGPGMPEEELRLVGKGYGVGIRNTCERLRALYGDDQRVRFRNRPEGGLSVNVRIPYEQE
- a CDS encoding LytTR family DNA-binding domain-containing protein, yielding MSAVENLTAVIVDDEPLARRGLRLRLEQMPGVDVVAECGNGREALEIILRLNPDVAFVDIQMPGVNGLQLVQQIPLEKLPQVVFVTAYDQYAVEAFEVNAVDYVLKPIEEERLQLALTRAREKMATADIAMQREQLLEAVADLTKESPEALEQKLVSGQFAGSAYPDKIAVKDSGKITLVPAREIDWIDAAGDYMCVHAQGETHVMRITMKELEQQLDPKLFQRIHRSTIVNLSRVREIRAHINGEYHLVLDSGECLKMSRSYKSKVQHFL
- a CDS encoding efflux RND transporter permease subunit, whose protein sequence is MALTKAAIKNPAAAGVAVVFAVLLGTFLASRLPVQLFPDIENPRIAIQAGWRAAAPKEVEAEIVEPIESVLQGLTGLETMEVNAGRGGAWVNLEFTMGTDMNKVLIDVISRMSSLPPLPRDAEPPRVMLGGWGGDATALTYFFLQKLPGNPNHLDDYAGLIEDVLRPELESVPGVSSVEAQSGRAAQEELQVIFDPWKAADLGIQLPAISRQLASARDVSGGFTDVGRRRYTLRFVGEYKPADLSELVLEWRDGQPVRLGDIAEVRVGPSDSRGVTTQNGNPAVSMRINRTNDANMLATLELVKQKVAELNATKLKNEQLVLVQSFDASVFVYRALNLLGGNLILGILLAVGVLWWFMRRMRATLIVAAAIPISLLSTFVVLSAAGRSVNVISLAGLAFATGMVLDAAIVVLENIVRLREKGLAPEEASEQGAGQVWGALLASTATTVAIFLPVFFLNSVEGQVFGDLALTIAVAVVFSLLAAIAIVPLAAKLWLPPISSEDRLAHVWEKITTRVMALTSTRARRWQVIGGFLLVPIAATYFLLPNLDYLPPVKRDAVDVWMNFPSSTNTKTIEKDIVNELDRRMAPYMSGERDPALKNYYIITWPHGGTMGVRVEDMDQAKEMERLLREEILVDIPDFQGFAARGNLFGQFGGDRRIALHLQSRDADGLMRAAARGVEVMEEVMPGTPVQTNPGLSLSEPELTVRPNDRAMLEQGWNRQDMGGLIRTLGNGLYVGEYFDGEKRLDVIFRAQPWSTPEQLQNTPLVTPRGEVVPLSQLASVERTVGPGNLRRVDGRRTITLNIVPPDDISLEEVRAQLEEDVLPKIREALPDDGSILVGGNASDLDKALISLSQNFLLALLILFLLMSALFRSLRDAGLVLLTVPLATVGGVLALQLLNLISFQPLDLLTMIGFVILLGLVVNNAILLVHQTRAAEGAGASRVEAVEQALRLRLRPIFMSTLTSVFGMLPLLVAPGEGSVIYRGLAAVIVGGMAVSTLFTLILLPALLQTGHLPLPQFSRLRHKLALRSSQ